In Zingiber officinale cultivar Zhangliang chromosome 3B, Zo_v1.1, whole genome shotgun sequence, a single window of DNA contains:
- the LOC121968493 gene encoding protein RETICULATA-RELATED 1, chloroplastic-like codes for MTCNGIIVWSLAPCRSYGNTFRFDLENTIQKLPNNIFENSYPMREFDLQKRIYSFFYKAAEFSLLGLAAGTIQGAITKDFAAKKEGRLSVTIPSASSNALGYGAF; via the exons ATGACTTGTAATGGAATAATTGTTTGGTCCCTTGCACCTTGTCGTTCATATGGGAATACATTCCGCTTTGACTTGGAAAATACAATTCAGAAACTTCCCAATAATATTTTTGAGAATAGCTATCCTATGAGAGAATTTGACTTGCAGAAGAGAATTTACTCTTTCTTCTACAAAGCAGCAGAATTTTCTTTACTGGGACTAGCTGCAGGGACAATTCAAGGTGCTATAACAAAAGATTTTGCTGCCAAGAAGGAGGGAAG GTTATCAGTGACAATTCCTTCTGCAAGTAGCAATGCTCTTGGTTATGGTGCTTTTTAG